The Methanomethylovorans hollandica DSM 15978 genome includes a region encoding these proteins:
- a CDS encoding type III PLP-dependent enzyme, whose amino-acid sequence MEHPISISEYLSSEEFKKIKEFAKDKETPFILLSLKKIEEKYDELKKNLPFAKIYYAMKANPAEKVVRLLHEKGSNFDVATIYEMEQLLQMGISPERMSYGNTIKKAKDIKKAYEYGIRLFVTDSHNDLRKLAANAPGSKVFFRLLTESNGADWPLSRKFGAHTGQIYSLIVEAKDLGLIPYGLSFHVGSQQRDIGEWDHAISQCKYLFDDVKRYEGIELKMVNLGGGFPAKYLKPTRSTQQYAEIITTYLHEYFGDELPEILIEPGRYISGEAGVVVTEIVLISKKSDSSQYEWVYLDIGKFGGLIETLDEAIKYPIYPEKGYNGNGGREVILAGPTCDSMDILYENFKYELPKDIQEGDRLYILTTGAYTYTYCSVEFNGIPPVKVYFID is encoded by the coding sequence TTGGAACACCCTATAAGCATTTCAGAATACCTGTCTTCAGAAGAGTTCAAGAAAATAAAAGAGTTTGCAAAGGACAAAGAGACTCCTTTTATTTTACTCAGCCTGAAGAAGATCGAAGAGAAATACGATGAATTGAAAAAGAACCTTCCTTTTGCCAAGATCTACTATGCAATGAAAGCAAACCCTGCTGAAAAAGTAGTGAGGCTATTACATGAAAAAGGGTCTAATTTTGACGTAGCAACCATATATGAGATGGAACAGCTTCTCCAGATGGGGATCAGCCCTGAAAGGATGAGTTACGGCAATACCATAAAAAAAGCAAAGGACATAAAAAAAGCCTATGAATATGGAATCAGGCTTTTTGTTACAGATTCTCATAATGACCTTAGAAAATTAGCTGCCAATGCGCCTGGATCAAAGGTTTTTTTCAGATTACTCACTGAAAGTAACGGGGCAGATTGGCCTCTATCCAGAAAGTTCGGTGCGCACACAGGCCAGATATATTCTCTGATCGTTGAAGCTAAAGATCTGGGTTTGATCCCATATGGGCTTTCTTTCCACGTAGGGTCACAGCAAAGAGATATTGGAGAATGGGATCACGCTATATCACAGTGCAAGTATCTGTTTGATGATGTTAAACGTTACGAAGGAATAGAGCTGAAAATGGTAAATCTGGGAGGAGGATTTCCTGCAAAATATCTTAAGCCCACTCGCAGCACTCAGCAATACGCCGAGATCATTACAACATATCTGCACGAATACTTCGGAGACGAACTGCCAGAGATCCTCATAGAACCAGGTAGATACATATCAGGAGAAGCTGGTGTAGTAGTTACGGAGATCGTGCTCATCTCCAAGAAATCTGATTCAAGCCAGTATGAATGGGTTTACCTGGATATAGGAAAGTTTGGAGGGCTTATAGAAACTTTAGATGAGGCTATAAAGTATCCGATCTACCCTGAGAAAGGATATAACGGCAATGGTGGAAGAGAAGTGATCCTTGCTGGACCGACGTGCGACAGTATGGATATACTATATGAGAATTTCAAATACGAGTTGCCTAAGGATATACAGGAAGGAGACAGATTATATATACTCACTACAGGAGCATACACCTACACCTATTGCTCAGTAGAGTTCAATGGAATACCTCCAGTGAAGGTATATTTCATTGACTGA
- a CDS encoding YbjQ family protein, with protein sequence MLVTTTNVVNGKELEILGVVFGNTVRAKNIGSDIAAGLQNLVGGELKGYSDLLSQSRKESLQRMVEEAEKLDADAVVNIRFTTSQIMAGAAELLAYGTAVKFKRI encoded by the coding sequence ATGCTAGTTACTACTACAAACGTTGTGAATGGTAAGGAACTGGAGATACTGGGAGTAGTTTTTGGTAATACTGTGCGTGCAAAGAATATCGGGAGCGATATTGCTGCGGGTCTGCAGAATTTAGTAGGTGGGGAATTGAAAGGTTATTCTGATCTGCTTTCACAATCCAGAAAAGAATCATTACAGAGAATGGTGGAGGAAGCAGAGAAACTGGATGCAGATGCGGTTGTAAATATACGCTTCACCACCTCTCAGATCATGGCAGGAGCAGCAGAACTACTGGCTTACGGGACCGCTGTAAAGTTTAAAAGGATATGA
- a CDS encoding META domain-containing protein, giving the protein MKPVINTLSFILILILIACTSSTSGCISLQDQMGENNGQTDGGTIALEKIINITWQWAGMIETSSGNQSVVPNKDSYTLKFQPDGTYSITTDCNSGSGTYATDGHNLTIEPGVITLVYCGDESLEPQYLLSLWRITSMTLEDGQLLLSVENKTEKMLFINA; this is encoded by the coding sequence ATGAAACCAGTAATAAACACTCTATCCTTTATACTTATCCTTATTCTAATCGCCTGCACATCGTCAACATCTGGCTGCATAAGTCTCCAGGATCAAATGGGTGAGAACAATGGACAAACAGATGGTGGAACAATAGCTTTGGAAAAAATAATTAATATAACTTGGCAATGGGCCGGAATGATAGAAACTTCTTCTGGTAACCAGTCTGTTGTTCCAAATAAGGATAGCTATACTTTGAAATTCCAGCCGGATGGTACCTATTCCATAACAACTGACTGTAACAGCGGCAGTGGAACTTATGCAACAGATGGTCATAATTTGACTATAGAGCCGGGAGTGATCACACTCGTATACTGTGGTGACGAATCATTGGAACCTCAATATCTGTTATCTCTGTGGAGGATAACATCAATGACGCTTGAAGATGGCCAACTTTTGTTATCTGTGGAAAACAAAACTGAAAAGATGTTGTTCATCAATGCATAA
- a CDS encoding transposase yields the protein MEFRELSDEQWKFIKTCLSPQPINRRKRADDRRVINGVLIEYSVY from the coding sequence ATGGAATTCAGAGAACTCTCTGATGAACAATGGAAGTTTATTAAAACATGCCTGTCTCCACAACCAATAAACAGGAGAAAGAGAGCTGATGATCGTAGGGTCATCAATGGCGTTCTCATTGAATACAGTGTGTATTGA
- a CDS encoding transporter, with protein MTSLATTNYSTFFGLAVTFTMFSLSGIFLKPVYGMAMGSVICYKLVFGLLMLLMLACTEKLDELKITTKKNFILPFSGSLIYYRISRHLKAQDFCIISLIKPVVGIFFAYMILHQQILSYTLEGDACILTGVVQAGTKSNTCSNTNLRENTIYRYFNHEYCPSGHDRSLLHTF; from the coding sequence ATGACATCATTAGCAACAACAAACTATAGTACCTTTTTCGGCCTTGCAGTGACCTTCACCATGTTTTCACTGTCAGGTATATTCCTTAAACCAGTTTATGGAATGGCAATGGGGTCTGTGATCTGCTACAAGCTCGTTTTCGGGCTTTTGATGCTGTTGATGTTGGCCTGCACAGAAAAACTGGATGAGCTGAAGATAACCACCAAAAAGAATTTTATCCTCCCCTTTTCTGGTTCACTGATCTATTACAGAATTTCCAGGCACTTAAAAGCTCAAGATTTTTGTATCATATCTCTTATTAAACCTGTCGTGGGTATATTTTTTGCATATATGATACTGCACCAGCAGATATTATCATATACCCTTGAAGGGGATGCCTGTATACTTACAGGTGTGGTACAGGCAGGTACAAAAAGCAATACATGTTCAAATACAAATTTAAGAGAGAATACCATATACAGATACTTTAATCATGAGTATTGCCCTTCGGGCCATGATCGATCGCTTTTACATACATTCTAA
- a CDS encoding disaggregatase related repeat-containing protein: MDNISFKVFERFSTHRWAKSRHVFLIALWLSNYVYSTASTFSAKYNFFKNKNNTTFKKISISVLGLVFCFLCFSIAGSDLSSAANANVAASGSGDYICDGTNDHVEINKALAYVKSTGGGTVYLRGPNTYWIDSTLNIGSNTKLTGDSTAEIKLVPKAGWSSGVPMIRGETGAKNIVITGFTIDGNSENQGVSFGRGYYNLMNFENSNNIEVSKMRLEWGCNDGVQIKRGSNIVFTHNDVYKMGHDAFYILYSNTGEVAYNTVFTRTNSACRLSGGISDFTVHDNTFYSDGGGTSTGPAIEIDKTGSSGTLSFNNIDIYNNKIHSIRGSGIWMFAAYTDNVIRAKNVHIHHNTFTKVGQHALNTGYTNAAITMQNFDNTIIENNVFDDGGNAAIKWYAWSSVPQQKAQFTTYVRNNVIKNNDGMSGVTGSGVGIWNTQPSYAKFTVQSNNFYNNKNGDTYGGGFTMSSNVNTAPSTSGSTVVNKVDAAPVANGGADKTATVGSPVTFDASASTDDLGIASYSWDFDASNGITSEATGRTATKTYATAGTYTVTLTVTDTTGQKATDKVTVVAKAATTTTAPSTTTPTTPTSPAGSVSYSPTYDNGLRTSSPTSVFSTTNYIDIGASSASCRDLMMFDLSNYKTTDVISKATLSLYWYYPATTRTSDTVVQIYRPAADWDPRYVSWTNRASGTKWTTAGGNWYDKNGAAQGSTPYASVTFAASTVPGNRYYDFDVTQLVQEYVSGKFKNTGFFLKARTESGNYIAFYSSEWSNAAQRPKLTITR; the protein is encoded by the coding sequence ATGGATAATATATCTTTTAAGGTTTTCGAAAGATTTAGCACCCATAGATGGGCCAAATCACGTCATGTGTTCTTAATTGCTTTATGGTTGAGCAATTATGTATACTCAACAGCATCTACTTTCTCTGCAAAATACAATTTCTTCAAAAATAAAAACAACACCACCTTTAAAAAAATATCTATTTCCGTCCTTGGATTAGTATTTTGTTTCCTGTGTTTTTCAATAGCCGGATCAGACCTCTCTTCAGCAGCAAATGCAAATGTTGCTGCGAGCGGGAGTGGCGACTACATTTGTGACGGAACAAATGATCATGTTGAAATAAATAAAGCACTTGCATACGTAAAAAGTACTGGTGGCGGTACTGTATATCTAAGGGGCCCAAATACATACTGGATTGATAGCACTCTTAACATCGGCTCAAACACAAAACTCACAGGTGACTCCACTGCTGAAATAAAACTTGTTCCAAAGGCAGGTTGGTCCAGCGGTGTTCCAATGATCCGGGGTGAAACCGGAGCAAAGAATATCGTGATCACTGGCTTTACTATAGATGGGAACAGCGAAAATCAAGGCGTTTCTTTTGGAAGAGGATATTATAATCTGATGAATTTTGAAAATTCTAATAACATAGAAGTATCCAAAATGCGTCTTGAATGGGGTTGCAATGATGGTGTGCAGATAAAAAGAGGTAGTAACATCGTTTTTACTCATAATGATGTATACAAGATGGGACATGATGCCTTTTACATACTTTACTCTAATACAGGTGAAGTTGCATACAACACTGTCTTCACACGGACAAACAGCGCGTGCAGGTTATCCGGCGGTATATCTGATTTTACTGTCCATGACAATACATTCTATTCTGACGGGGGCGGCACATCAACAGGACCGGCAATAGAGATAGACAAAACCGGTAGCTCAGGAACTTTATCCTTTAATAATATAGATATATATAATAATAAGATACACAGCATAAGGGGTTCAGGTATCTGGATGTTTGCAGCATATACTGACAATGTCATACGGGCAAAGAACGTCCATATACATCACAATACATTTACAAAAGTAGGCCAACACGCTTTAAATACCGGATATACCAATGCAGCGATCACAATGCAGAACTTTGATAATACTATCATCGAGAATAATGTCTTCGATGATGGCGGTAATGCTGCAATAAAATGGTATGCATGGTCTTCAGTTCCACAGCAAAAGGCACAGTTCACCACCTATGTGAGGAACAATGTCATAAAGAACAATGATGGAATGAGTGGAGTCACAGGCTCAGGAGTGGGTATATGGAACACACAGCCATCCTATGCAAAGTTCACAGTTCAGAGCAATAATTTTTACAATAATAAAAACGGGGACACATATGGTGGAGGTTTCACAATGAGCAGCAACGTGAATACAGCTCCATCCACTAGTGGTTCAACAGTTGTCAACAAGGTAGATGCTGCTCCGGTTGCAAATGGCGGAGCAGATAAAACTGCAACTGTTGGATCACCTGTCACTTTTGATGCCAGTGCATCTACTGATGACCTTGGCATAGCTTCTTACTCCTGGGACTTCGATGCATCAAATGGCATAACCTCTGAAGCTACCGGTAGGACAGCTACAAAGACATATGCCACGGCAGGAACGTATACTGTGACACTTACTGTTACAGATACAACTGGACAGAAAGCCACAGATAAAGTAACTGTAGTAGCCAAGGCAGCAACAACTACCACCGCTCCATCTACAACTACACCTACTACACCAACATCTCCAGCAGGATCGGTCTCATATTCTCCGACCTATGACAATGGTCTGCGGACTTCATCCCCTACTAGTGTTTTCTCCACTACGAACTATATTGATATTGGAGCGAGTTCAGCTAGTTGCAGGGATCTAATGATGTTCGATCTGAGTAACTACAAAACAACAGATGTAATCTCAAAGGCTACCCTCTCACTGTACTGGTATTATCCTGCCACCACGCGTACTTCAGATACAGTGGTACAGATCTACAGACCAGCAGCTGACTGGGATCCAAGGTATGTAAGCTGGACAAACCGCGCATCCGGCACTAAATGGACCACAGCAGGAGGAAACTGGTATGACAAGAATGGAGCAGCCCAGGGCAGTACACCTTATGCATCCGTTACATTCGCAGCCAGCACAGTGCCCGGTAACAGGTACTATGATTTCGATGTAACTCAGCTGGTGCAGGAATATGTGAGTGGCAAGTTCAAGAACACCGGATTCTTCCTGAAGGCCAGGACAGAGAGCGGCAATTACATTGCTTTCTACAGCTCAGAATGGTCTAATGCTGCACAGAGACCTAAGTTAACTATAACACGCTGA
- a CDS encoding MASE3 domain-containing protein: MNSELKTISLSEIMIILIFMAALHIMSGYSFLLFHSIAEIFSIVIATSLFFVTWFSKKTIKNNYFLLLGIAYLFIAGIDLLHTLLYKGMGVFPTQSHNLSTQLWIVARYMEAATLLIAPFIIRRKLKASSMLIVYGIITTILLILVFKGIFPVCYVDGVGLTAFKKISEYVISVMLLASLSMLWKHSNQFEPLILNMLSVSIVLTIFAELTFTLYVGIYGFSNLIGHLFKLLSFYFIFKAIIVTALVRPNDLFSKDLVLKESMLKEEKERYQELFKNMSNGVVVIETRDNGQSFIFKDINLAAEQICHKEAIKLAPYISILI, from the coding sequence TTGAACTCTGAATTGAAGACCATATCTCTTTCTGAAATTATGATTATTTTAATCTTCATGGCAGCTTTGCATATTATGAGCGGCTATAGCTTCTTGTTATTCCACAGTATAGCAGAGATTTTCAGCATAGTCATAGCAACAAGTCTCTTTTTTGTTACTTGGTTCTCCAAGAAGACAATTAAAAACAATTATTTTCTTCTTTTGGGAATAGCTTATTTGTTTATCGCAGGGATTGATCTCCTTCATACACTATTATACAAAGGTATGGGGGTCTTTCCCACTCAGAGTCACAATCTATCTACACAATTGTGGATCGTTGCAAGATATATGGAAGCTGCCACCTTACTCATAGCTCCTTTCATAATTAGGAGAAAGTTGAAGGCATCTTCAATGCTAATTGTATACGGTATCATAACAACAATTCTATTAATACTAGTCTTTAAGGGCATTTTTCCTGTTTGCTACGTAGACGGTGTTGGGCTTACAGCTTTTAAGAAAATCAGTGAATACGTTATCTCAGTAATGCTGCTAGCTTCACTGAGCATGCTATGGAAACACAGCAATCAATTCGAACCCCTTATACTTAATATGCTGAGTGTTTCCATAGTACTTACTATATTTGCAGAACTTACCTTTACCTTATATGTAGGTATTTATGGCTTTTCTAACCTGATAGGGCACTTATTCAAACTTTTATCATTCTATTTCATATTTAAGGCAATAATTGTAACTGCTTTGGTAAGGCCCAATGACTTGTTTTCCAAAGATCTCGTTCTAAAGGAAAGTATGCTGAAAGAAGAGAAAGAAAGGTATCAGGAACTTTTTAAGAACATGAGTAATGGTGTTGTTGTAATCGAAACCAGAGACAATGGTCAAAGTTTTATTTTCAAGGATATAAATTTAGCTGCAGAACAGATATGCCATAAAGAGGCCATCAAATTAGCTCCTTATATTTCTATTCTAATTTGA
- a CDS encoding COG1361 S-layer family protein encodes MKYLCLILVSCLLSTGVACAASGSALSVSVLKYEPVPAEIGKYVDIWIKVENIGSGKSEDLSIKMVPEYPLSLDSEANALENIGILSPKSAAVHKYRLFVDEDSKQGVASFDIQYQKEKDGAWVEETFEITVGSTAFNSKGNVQIEGDPVKEPEVFMPGDTGTITFTLKNSANAYSVTINGEDFDTNARVQSASLKGTDGITVATDTYYGNGILGPGELMVLTYNIKVDENLSDGTYYLDFSTIGSSHSYNNNWRIPLKVDSSSVRIVPSKPLKLEDGQGTLEFDVANIHPNKLSSVSVRLEAEDVDFSPAEYFIGSMNSDELFTMQIYGETSSDNSSQEVKIIANYRNGLNEHEELIGVRELQLETAKKSSNIGSLALVFLVAVLAGAGYFIYNRRKQK; translated from the coding sequence TTGAAATATCTTTGCTTAATCCTTGTTTCATGCTTACTTTCAACGGGAGTTGCATGTGCAGCTTCAGGTTCAGCTCTTAGTGTCAGTGTCCTTAAATATGAACCAGTGCCTGCAGAGATCGGTAAGTATGTTGACATCTGGATCAAGGTAGAGAACATAGGTTCAGGTAAATCCGAGGACCTTTCCATAAAAATGGTCCCTGAGTATCCCTTGTCTCTGGATTCAGAAGCTAATGCCCTTGAAAATATTGGTATACTTAGTCCAAAAAGTGCGGCAGTACACAAATACAGATTATTTGTGGACGAAGACTCAAAACAAGGCGTTGCCTCCTTTGACATCCAATACCAGAAAGAAAAGGATGGTGCCTGGGTCGAGGAGACCTTTGAGATCACTGTAGGTTCTACAGCCTTTAACAGCAAAGGTAATGTCCAGATAGAAGGCGATCCCGTAAAAGAACCGGAAGTTTTTATGCCTGGTGACACCGGCACTATTACGTTCACTCTTAAAAACAGTGCAAATGCATATTCTGTGACCATCAATGGTGAGGACTTCGATACCAATGCCCGGGTACAATCTGCTTCTTTGAAAGGGACAGATGGTATAACCGTAGCTACTGATACCTATTATGGAAATGGCATCCTGGGTCCGGGTGAATTGATGGTCCTTACATACAATATAAAAGTTGATGAAAATTTGTCAGATGGTACTTATTATCTTGATTTTTCAACAATAGGCAGTTCTCATTCGTACAATAACAACTGGCGTATTCCTTTAAAGGTTGATTCCTCGTCTGTGCGCATTGTTCCTTCTAAACCTCTTAAACTGGAGGACGGACAAGGAACTCTGGAGTTCGATGTAGCTAATATACATCCGAATAAACTGTCATCGGTAAGTGTCAGGCTGGAAGCAGAGGATGTGGATTTTTCTCCTGCTGAATACTTCATTGGTTCCATGAATTCGGATGAACTTTTTACCATGCAGATCTACGGGGAAACATCTTCTGATAACTCCTCCCAGGAAGTAAAGATCATCGCAAATTACAGGAATGGCCTTAACGAACATGAAGAGCTTATCGGTGTGAGGGAATTACAACTGGAAACTGCAAAGAAATCAAGTAATATCGGTTCTCTGGCCTTGGTGTTTCTTGTTGCCGTTCTTGCAGGTGCCGGCTACTTTATATATAATCGCAGGAAACAAAAGTGA
- a CDS encoding ABC transporter permease has translation MISLRRSIDLSIGSISSSKMRSVLTTLGIIIGVAAVIANVSLGASFNEFFNDEIGAVGSNFIVIYSQGVNVFFDKEIDLIRNTPGVEGVSPVNQQMARVTYLSTSRQIDIQGVIEDYGEVANLKMDAGSFLSDKDQFVAVLGSEVAYEKFDKKVSVKNPIEITFRREDGGVVTQKFIVKGIIQDPNTAFVQTGVEPEIRIFIPINTMNQMLGKDDYGGFFIKASSLDTVRETADEIDNRLARNLGVSTRELENDDTKPYVMFDQIDAIEQTDQVSTALTSLLTSVALISLIVGSIGIMNIMLVTVTERTREIGLMKSLGYTRKDVLTLFLIESTILSLLGGICGTALGIGVAFIANYFLDLPNVFPVNQILIGFIVSILVGLVAGIYPANKAAQMDPVEAFRHE, from the coding sequence ATGATAAGCCTCCGGCGATCCATTGATCTCTCTATAGGCAGTATCAGCAGCTCAAAGATGCGATCTGTCCTTACTACTCTGGGAATCATTATCGGAGTAGCTGCTGTCATAGCTAATGTGTCTCTAGGTGCCAGTTTTAATGAGTTTTTCAATGATGAGATCGGTGCTGTCGGTTCAAATTTTATAGTGATCTACAGTCAGGGGGTCAATGTCTTTTTTGATAAGGAAATTGATCTGATCAGGAACACTCCGGGGGTAGAAGGTGTTTCTCCGGTCAATCAACAAATGGCCAGGGTCACTTATCTCTCAACTTCCAGGCAGATAGATATACAGGGTGTTATAGAGGATTATGGGGAAGTTGCTAATTTAAAAATGGATGCAGGGAGTTTTCTTAGTGATAAGGACCAATTTGTTGCAGTATTAGGGTCTGAGGTTGCTTATGAGAAGTTCGATAAGAAGGTCTCTGTAAAGAATCCCATTGAAATTACATTCAGAAGAGAGGATGGGGGAGTAGTCACACAAAAGTTCATAGTAAAAGGCATAATACAGGATCCTAACACTGCTTTTGTGCAGACTGGCGTGGAGCCAGAGATCAGGATATTTATTCCCATAAACACCATGAACCAGATGCTTGGAAAAGATGATTATGGTGGTTTTTTCATAAAGGCGTCAAGTCTGGATACAGTACGCGAAACTGCTGATGAGATCGATAATCGTCTGGCCAGGAATCTGGGAGTATCTACCAGGGAACTGGAAAACGATGATACAAAACCCTATGTCATGTTCGATCAAATAGATGCCATAGAGCAGACCGACCAGGTTTCTACGGCCCTTACTTCTCTATTGACCTCTGTAGCCTTAATATCTCTCATAGTGGGTTCCATAGGCATCATGAATATCATGCTGGTAACAGTAACCGAAAGGACAAGGGAGATTGGTCTTATGAAGTCGCTTGGATATACCAGGAAGGATGTACTTACCCTGTTCTTGATAGAATCCACAATATTAAGTCTTCTAGGTGGCATATGTGGTACTGCCCTGGGTATCGGTGTTGCGTTCATTGCAAACTATTTCCTTGATCTGCCTAATGTATTTCCGGTGAACCAGATTCTCATCGGCTTTATTGTATCGATTTTAGTCGGTTTGGTGGCAGGTATATACCCTGCTAATAAAGCAGCGCAGATGGATCCAGTGGAGGCTTTCAGGCATGAGTGA
- a CDS encoding ABC transporter ATP-binding protein yields the protein MNSAISQNGNPIIELRDLCKSYWAGNMEIPILKSINMKVFPGEFLAIMGPSGSGKSTLMNMIGCLDRPTCGQVVLMGQDINTISDTELAQLRGLEIGFVFQNFNLVPRLSAAQNILLPTYANTKNGTEPAKRANELIKLVGLEDRRNNRPSELSGGQQQRVAIARALINDPSIILADEPTGNLDSKTGLEVMEMFKDLNAKGRTIIMITHDDNIASYADRVVYLKDGVLNN from the coding sequence TTGAATAGTGCAATATCACAGAATGGTAATCCTATCATTGAACTGAGGGATCTGTGTAAGAGTTACTGGGCAGGTAATATGGAGATCCCGATACTCAAGAGTATTAATATGAAAGTTTTTCCAGGTGAGTTTCTGGCCATAATGGGTCCATCGGGTTCAGGGAAAAGTACCCTTATGAACATGATAGGATGCCTTGACAGGCCTACCTGCGGGCAGGTGGTACTCATGGGCCAGGACATCAATACAATATCTGACACGGAGCTTGCACAATTAAGGGGTCTTGAGATCGGTTTTGTATTCCAGAACTTCAATCTTGTTCCCAGGTTATCCGCGGCCCAGAATATTCTACTCCCTACCTATGCCAATACAAAAAATGGTACAGAACCTGCTAAACGGGCAAATGAGCTGATTAAGCTTGTGGGGCTTGAAGATCGCCGTAACAACCGGCCTTCTGAACTTTCGGGAGGACAGCAACAGCGTGTGGCTATAGCCCGGGCTTTGATCAACGATCCATCTATAATTCTGGCGGACGAACCTACAGGGAACCTTGATAGCAAGACCGGATTAGAGGTCATGGAAATGTTCAAGGACCTTAATGCAAAAGGAAGGACCATTATAATGATCACTCATGATGACAATATCGCAAGCTATGCTGACAGAGTGGTATACTTGAAAGATGGTGTTCTTAATAACTAG
- a CDS encoding ABC transporter permease, with the protein MVNMRQALDLGMGSINYAKLRSALTTLGIIIGVAAVVANVSLGASFNQFFTDELGTQGSNFIVIYSQDVNILHENELNIVRNTPGVEGVSPSKGQMAAVTFISSKRQIDVQGVSQDAENILNLQLEEGNFLTDKDKYIAVLGWKVANEKFNRNISINNYIDITFTRVDGSSITQKFKVKGILGSPENTFVQGGPDRDITIYIPIATMNELLNVSDYGGITAKTSSAESVSAVSDEVDRRLARTLGVSARDIDNDDVKPYRIFNQAEIIEQLNQLSNTLTILITLVALVALIVGSIGIMNIMLVTVTERTREIGLMKSLGFKKADILLLFIVESTLLGTIGGVFGVLLGVVGSYTVESYLSIPRVFPPYLILMGFSIAFVVGLVAGVYPANKAASMDPVEALRHE; encoded by the coding sequence TTGGTTAACATGAGACAGGCTCTGGATCTGGGCATGGGAAGTATCAACTATGCAAAGCTTCGCTCTGCTCTTACAACATTGGGTATCATTATCGGGGTAGCAGCAGTTGTAGCAAATGTTTCCCTTGGAGCTAGCTTTAATCAGTTCTTTACCGATGAACTTGGAACACAGGGGTCCAATTTCATTGTCATATACAGTCAGGATGTGAACATTCTCCATGAAAATGAACTTAATATTGTCAGGAACACTCCTGGTGTGGAGGGGGTTTCGCCCAGTAAAGGGCAAATGGCTGCTGTAACATTTATTTCTTCTAAAAGGCAGATAGACGTCCAGGGTGTATCCCAGGATGCTGAGAATATATTGAATCTCCAGCTCGAAGAAGGTAATTTTCTTACTGACAAGGATAAATATATAGCTGTATTGGGCTGGAAAGTTGCCAATGAGAAGTTCAACCGTAACATTTCAATTAACAATTATATAGATATTACTTTTACAAGAGTGGATGGTTCCAGTATAACTCAGAAATTCAAGGTAAAAGGCATTCTAGGATCTCCGGAGAATACTTTTGTTCAGGGCGGTCCTGACCGGGATATCACGATATACATACCTATCGCTACTATGAATGAGCTGCTCAACGTTTCTGATTACGGGGGCATAACAGCCAAGACCAGCAGCGCCGAATCTGTAAGCGCTGTTTCAGATGAGGTTGACCGAAGGCTGGCACGAACTCTTGGTGTTTCTGCAAGGGACATTGATAACGATGATGTGAAGCCTTACAGGATCTTCAATCAGGCGGAGATCATCGAGCAATTGAATCAACTTTCAAACACGCTTACGATCCTCATAACCTTAGTTGCACTCGTGGCTCTGATAGTGGGTTCCATAGGTATCATGAACATAATGCTTGTCACAGTTACTGAAAGGACAAGGGAGATAGGTCTTATGAAGTCTTTAGGTTTTAAGAAGGCCGATATTCTTTTACTTTTTATTGTAGAATCCACTCTTTTAGGCACAATAGGGGGCGTTTTTGGAGTACTTCTTGGGGTTGTGGGCTCTTACACGGTGGAAAGTTATCTGTCTATTCCTCGTGTTTTCCCACCATATTTGATCCTGATGGGTTTTAGTATTGCTTTTGTTGTAGGTCTGGTCGCCGGTGTATATCCTGCTAACAAAGCAGCATCCATGGATCCTGTAGAAGCACTAAGGCACGAGTGA